In a genomic window of Mycolicibacillus parakoreensis:
- a CDS encoding SRPBCC family protein, whose protein sequence is MALSRTKHPCQRVDTGFIETAPYRFANTVELAITPEQLFEVLADADSWPHWASVITGVTWTSPQPYGVGTTRTVQMRGGIVGYEEFIAWEPHTYLAFRFNESSTRTLRAFAEDYRVVPTAAGCRLTWTMAIEPLGPARLGLWLGRPVVNWMLGWFLRRLRRYTDQRFATV, encoded by the coding sequence ATGGCCCTGTCCCGCACCAAGCACCCCTGCCAGCGAGTCGACACCGGATTCATCGAGACCGCGCCGTACCGCTTCGCCAACACCGTCGAGTTGGCGATCACCCCCGAGCAGTTGTTCGAAGTGCTCGCCGACGCCGACTCCTGGCCGCACTGGGCCTCGGTGATCACCGGCGTCACCTGGACCAGTCCGCAACCGTACGGGGTGGGCACCACCCGCACCGTGCAGATGCGCGGCGGCATCGTCGGCTACGAGGAGTTCATCGCCTGGGAGCCGCACACCTACCTGGCCTTCCGGTTCAACGAATCATCGACGCGCACGCTGCGCGCGTTCGCCGAGGACTACCGGGTGGTGCCCACCGCCGCGGGCTGCCGGCTGACCTGGACGATGGCGATCGAGCCGCTGGGTCCGGCCCGGCTGGGCCTGTGGCTGGGCCGGCCGGTGGTGAACTGGATGCTGGGCTGGTTTCTGCGCCGGCTGCGGCGCTACACCGACCAGCGTTTCGCCACCGTGTAG
- the ypfJ gene encoding KPN_02809 family neutral zinc metallopeptidase: MTFNEGVQIDTSRAASTGRGRGIALGGGAGGLGLLIMIVAMFLGVDPGDVISQQAPASQEAAPGFDLNKCRTGADANKYVQCRVVATGNSVDAVWTQLLSGYTRPKMRLFSGQVNTGCGTASSEVGPFYCPADQTAYFDTDFFDVLVDQFGSSSGALAQEYVVAHEYGHHVQNLLGVLGRAQHGAQGATGSGVRTELQADCYAGVWAHYAAVTQQESTGKPFLEPLSDRDIADALSAAASVGDDRIQKTMTGRVNPEAWTHGSSEQRQHWFTVGYQTGDPNKCDTFAARDLG, encoded by the coding sequence ATGACCTTCAACGAGGGCGTGCAGATCGACACCAGCAGGGCGGCGTCGACCGGTCGCGGCCGTGGGATCGCGCTCGGCGGCGGCGCCGGTGGTCTCGGGCTGCTCATCATGATCGTGGCGATGTTCCTCGGGGTCGACCCCGGCGATGTGATCTCCCAGCAGGCCCCGGCCTCCCAGGAGGCAGCGCCCGGTTTCGATCTGAACAAGTGCCGCACCGGGGCGGACGCAAACAAGTACGTCCAGTGCCGGGTGGTGGCCACCGGCAACTCGGTGGATGCGGTCTGGACCCAGCTGCTGTCGGGCTACACCCGCCCCAAGATGCGGCTGTTCAGCGGCCAGGTCAACACCGGCTGTGGGACGGCCAGCAGCGAGGTGGGGCCGTTCTACTGCCCGGCCGACCAGACCGCCTATTTCGACACCGACTTCTTCGACGTCCTGGTCGATCAGTTCGGCTCCAGCAGTGGCGCGTTGGCCCAGGAGTATGTGGTGGCCCACGAGTACGGCCACCACGTGCAGAACCTGCTGGGGGTGCTCGGCCGCGCCCAGCACGGCGCGCAGGGCGCCACCGGGTCCGGGGTGCGCACCGAACTGCAAGCCGACTGCTACGCCGGGGTGTGGGCGCACTACGCGGCGGTGACCCAGCAGGAGAGCACCGGCAAGCCCTTTCTGGAGCCGTTGAGCGACCGTGACATCGCCGACGCGCTGTCGGCGGCGGCCTCGGTCGGTGACGACCGAATCCAGAAGACCATGACCGGGCGGGTCAACCCCGAGGCGTGGACGCACGGCTCCTCCGAGCAGCGCCAGCACTGGTTCACCGTCGGCTACCAGACCGGCGACCCCAACAAGTGCGACACCTTCGCCGCCCGCGACCTCGGCTGA
- a CDS encoding MmcQ/YjbR family DNA-binding protein, with protein MGTWDDVARLVEALPLTQRHGPREWRVGGKLVVWQRPLRLPERRALQVGGEPDVLAVRVRDESTARALIEAHPAVYFTTAHLVAYPVVLVWLARVDRGALADLIYDAWLVHAPRAVVRDYLARRA; from the coding sequence GTGGGCACCTGGGACGACGTGGCCCGCCTGGTGGAGGCGCTTCCGCTGACCCAACGGCACGGGCCGCGGGAGTGGCGGGTCGGCGGAAAGCTGGTCGTCTGGCAGCGTCCGCTGCGCCTGCCCGAACGGCGCGCGCTGCAGGTGGGCGGTGAACCCGATGTGCTCGCGGTGCGGGTCCGCGACGAGTCGACCGCCCGGGCGCTGATCGAGGCCCACCCGGCGGTGTATTTCACCACCGCCCACCTCGTCGCCTACCCGGTGGTGCTGGTCTGGTTGGCCCGGGTCGACCGCGGTGCGTTGGCCGATTTGATCTACGACGCGTGGCTGGTGCACGCCCCGCGGGCGGTGGTGCGCGACTACCTGGCCCGCCGTGCGTAG
- the aspS gene encoding aspartate--tRNA ligase, with product MLRSHDAGSLRSADAGRQVTLAGWVARRRDHGGVIFIDLRDASGVAQVVFHDEAVLADAHRLRAEFCVAVTGVVEIRPDGNANPEIATGDIEVNASALTVLGESAALPFQLDEEPGEEIRLRYRYLDLRRDGPAAAIRLRSRANAAARAVLASHDFIEIETPTMTRSTPEGARDFLVPARLRPGTFYALPQSPQLFKQLLMVAGMERYYQIARCYRDEDFRADRQPEFTQLDLEMSFVDAEDVIGIAEEVLAALWSLIGYDLPRPLPRLSYTEAMRRFGTDKPDLRFGLELVECTEFFADTAFRVFQAPYVGAVVMPGGASQPRRTLDGWQEWAKQRGAKGLAYVLVGEDGTLSGPVAKNLSETERAGLAGHVGAAPGDCVFFAAGAPKASRALLGAARVEIATRQDLIDADAWAFTWVVDPPLFEPADEAAAAGDVAVGAGAWTAVHHAFTAPKPETAQAITTDPGAVLADAYDIVCNGNEIGGGSIRIHRRDIQEQVFTVMGIDAESAAEKFGFLLDAFTFGAPPHGGLAFGWDRIAALLAGAESIREVIAFPKSGGGVDPLTDAPAPITAAQRKESGIDATPPPRA from the coding sequence GTGCTGCGCAGTCACGACGCCGGTTCGTTGCGGTCCGCCGACGCCGGACGCCAGGTCACGCTGGCCGGCTGGGTGGCACGCCGCCGCGACCACGGCGGGGTCATCTTCATCGACCTGCGCGACGCCTCCGGGGTCGCCCAGGTCGTCTTCCACGACGAGGCGGTGCTCGCCGACGCGCACCGGCTGCGCGCCGAATTCTGCGTCGCGGTGACCGGGGTGGTCGAGATCCGTCCCGACGGCAACGCCAACCCGGAGATCGCGACCGGCGACATCGAGGTCAACGCCAGCGCGCTGACCGTGCTCGGCGAGAGCGCGGCGCTGCCGTTCCAGCTCGATGAGGAGCCGGGGGAGGAGATCCGGCTTCGCTACCGGTACCTCGATCTGCGCCGCGACGGCCCCGCCGCGGCGATCCGGTTGCGTTCCCGGGCCAACGCCGCGGCGCGTGCGGTGCTGGCCTCCCACGACTTCATCGAGATCGAAACGCCCACGATGACCCGCTCCACCCCGGAGGGGGCGCGGGACTTCCTGGTGCCGGCCCGGCTGCGGCCCGGCACCTTCTACGCCCTGCCGCAGAGCCCGCAGCTGTTCAAGCAGCTGTTGATGGTGGCCGGGATGGAGCGCTACTACCAGATCGCCCGCTGCTACCGCGACGAGGACTTCCGCGCCGACCGCCAGCCCGAGTTCACCCAACTGGACTTGGAGATGAGTTTCGTCGACGCCGAGGACGTCATCGGGATCGCCGAGGAGGTCCTGGCCGCGCTGTGGTCGCTGATCGGCTACGACCTGCCGCGGCCCCTGCCGCGGCTGAGCTACACCGAGGCGATGCGCCGGTTCGGCACCGACAAACCCGACCTGCGGTTCGGGTTGGAACTCGTCGAATGCACCGAGTTCTTCGCCGATACCGCGTTTCGGGTGTTCCAGGCGCCCTATGTGGGCGCGGTGGTGATGCCCGGCGGTGCCTCGCAGCCGCGACGCACCCTCGACGGCTGGCAGGAGTGGGCCAAACAGCGCGGCGCCAAGGGGCTGGCCTACGTGCTCGTCGGCGAGGACGGCACGCTGTCGGGCCCGGTGGCCAAGAACCTCTCCGAGACCGAACGCGCCGGGCTGGCCGGTCACGTCGGTGCCGCACCGGGCGACTGTGTGTTCTTCGCCGCCGGGGCCCCCAAGGCCTCGCGGGCTCTGCTGGGGGCGGCCCGGGTGGAGATCGCCACTCGCCAGGACCTGATCGACGCCGACGCGTGGGCGTTCACCTGGGTGGTCGACCCGCCGCTGTTCGAACCGGCCGACGAGGCCGCCGCGGCCGGCGACGTGGCGGTCGGTGCGGGAGCCTGGACCGCGGTGCACCATGCGTTCACCGCCCCCAAACCCGAGACGGCGCAGGCGATCACCACCGATCCGGGTGCGGTTCTCGCCGACGCCTACGACATCGTGTGCAACGGCAACGAGATCGGCGGCGGCTCGATCCGCATCCACCGCCGCGACATCCAGGAGCAGGTGTTCACCGTCATGGGCATCGATGCCGAGTCCGCGGCGGAGAAATTCGGTTTCCTGTTGGACGCGTTCACCTTCGGGGCGCCCCCGCACGGCGGGCTGGCATTCGGCTGGGACCGCATCGCCGCACTGCTCGCCGGCGCGGAGTCGATCCGCGAGGTGATCGCCTTCCCGAAATCCGGTGGTGGCGTCGACCCGCTCACCGACGCGCCGGCACCGATCACCGCCGCGCAGCGCAAGGAATCCGGCATCGACGCCACACCGCCGCCCCGGGCCTGA
- a CDS encoding WXG100 family type VII secretion target, producing MASRLMTDPQLMRDMAGRFEVHAQTVEDEARRMFASSQSISGAGWTGIAERTSLDTMGQMQTAFRNIVNMLHGVRDGLVRDANVYEQQEAAAQSSLSS from the coding sequence ATGGCTTCACGTTTGATGACTGATCCGCAATTGATGCGGGATATGGCGGGCCGGTTTGAGGTGCATGCTCAGACGGTCGAGGATGAGGCGCGGCGGATGTTCGCGTCGTCGCAGAGCATTTCGGGGGCCGGGTGGACCGGGATCGCCGAGCGCACGTCGTTGGACACGATGGGGCAGATGCAGACGGCGTTTCGCAACATCGTGAACATGCTGCACGGGGTGCGTGACGGGCTGGTGCGTGACGCGAACGTCTATGAGCAGCAGGAAGCCGCGGCCCAGTCGAGCCTGAGCAGCTAG
- a CDS encoding WXG100 family type VII secretion target, which yields MTINYQFGDVNAHGALIKAQAASLEAEHQAIIRDVVAAGDFWGGAGSAACQEFITQLGRNFQVIYQQAATHGSKVQNAGNNMASTDSAVGSSWL from the coding sequence ATGACGATTAACTACCAGTTCGGTGATGTCAACGCTCACGGGGCGCTGATCAAGGCGCAGGCTGCCTCGCTGGAGGCCGAGCATCAGGCGATCATCCGCGATGTGGTGGCCGCCGGGGACTTCTGGGGTGGTGCCGGTTCGGCGGCCTGCCAGGAGTTCATCACCCAGCTCGGTCGCAACTTCCAGGTGATCTATCAGCAGGCGGCCACCCACGGCTCCAAGGTGCAAAACGCCGGCAACAACATGGCCTCCACCGACTCGGCGGTCGGCTCCAGCTGGCTGTAG
- a CDS encoding DUF3097 domain-containing protein, giving the protein MEDRYGPDVLARNPHRARRPRSTEHPVEVGMVVEDAESGYVGAVVRVEYGRMQLEDRHGRTRAFPVGPGYLIDGRPVILTAPRRAPAAPPARTASGSVAVPGQRAKVASASRIYVEGRHDAELVEQVWGDDLRIEGVVVEHLGGVDDLVDIVAEFAPGPTRRLGVLVDHLVAGSKEARLAEQVRRGPGSAHTLVVGHPYVDVWQAVKPHRLGLAAWPRIPRTVEWKKGVCRHLGWPHATQADIAAAWRRIRRRVRDWTDLEPALIGRVEELIDFVTAPQP; this is encoded by the coding sequence GTGGAAGACCGCTACGGACCCGATGTGCTGGCCCGCAACCCCCACCGCGCCCGCCGACCGCGCTCCACCGAGCACCCGGTGGAGGTGGGCATGGTCGTCGAGGACGCCGAGAGTGGCTATGTCGGCGCGGTGGTGCGTGTGGAGTACGGCCGCATGCAACTGGAAGACCGGCACGGACGCACCCGCGCGTTCCCGGTGGGCCCGGGGTACCTGATCGACGGCAGACCGGTCATCCTGACCGCCCCGCGACGCGCCCCGGCGGCCCCGCCGGCGCGCACCGCCTCCGGATCGGTGGCGGTGCCCGGGCAGCGGGCGAAGGTCGCGTCGGCCAGCCGGATCTACGTCGAAGGCCGCCACGACGCCGAACTCGTCGAGCAGGTGTGGGGTGATGACCTGCGGATCGAGGGCGTGGTCGTCGAACATCTCGGCGGGGTCGACGACCTTGTCGACATCGTCGCCGAGTTCGCGCCGGGACCGACCCGCCGGCTCGGGGTGCTCGTCGATCACCTGGTCGCCGGCTCGAAAGAGGCCCGGTTGGCCGAGCAGGTGCGTCGCGGTCCCGGCAGCGCCCACACCCTGGTCGTGGGCCATCCGTACGTCGATGTCTGGCAGGCGGTCAAGCCGCACCGGCTGGGGCTGGCGGCGTGGCCGCGGATTCCGCGCACCGTGGAATGGAAGAAGGGGGTGTGCCGGCATTTGGGCTGGCCGCACGCCACCCAGGCCGACATCGCGGCCGCGTGGCGGCGGATCCGGCGGCGGGTGCGCGACTGGACGGATCTGGAACCGGCGTTGATCGGCCGGGTCGAGGAATTGATCG